A region of the Phaseolus vulgaris cultivar G19833 chromosome 11, P. vulgaris v2.0, whole genome shotgun sequence genome:
TGTCTACTGATTGTGCATATTATGGATTCATATGATTTCATAGTCTGTTTAATGGACCGGAGAATTATGGTGAGCAGTGGAACTGTTGTTCAAGTTTTAGATTTCTTAAACAAAAGTTAAAGGCTCTGATTGAACTTTTGTGTACAGATGAGAAAGTACCAACTGAACTTAAGAAGGCTATAATGCAAGCTAGGATGGACAAGAAACTTACTCAGTCTCAGCTTGCTCAAGTATTACTCTCCCATctgcagaaaaaaaaagttgaaaaatgataagtttcttgattttcctttttgaTAATAGTTAGGCATTATCAATGATTTGCATTTGCATTGTTATTTGCAGGCAATCAACGAGAAACCTCAAGTGATCCAGGAATACGAATCAGGGAAGGCCATTCCAAACCAGCAGATAATTGGCAAGTTGGAAAGAGCCCTTGGAACTAAACTGCGTGGCAAGAAATAAGGAAACTAAAATCATGGTTCTGCATATGTTATGGTTTGCATGTTTCGGTATGGAGTGTTGTGTTTGCTCACTAATTGTGCATATTTAAGACAGATAAAGGGTTGTGAGGACCTGAGGCTTTCACATGTTCTAATAAATAAAGTTGCATTTTCAGTATAAATCCTAGTTTTACCGGCGATTGTGAGATGTTATTGGTTTCAAAATTAAGTTAATGTGTGTTGACTTAATTTggacttttttttcctttctagtTGGATTTTGTGGTCTTATGAGCTCTTCTTTTATAACAAAGATGTTATTTGAGATtacaaagtaaaatattttgagaggatataaatataaacattgATTTAATAACTTTATAAAGAGAAGAATTTGGTATACACTTTTTCATGTATAAGACAATTTAATGatctagtattttttttaagaagcaAAAGCTCATgcaatttttgttgttgttttacGTAAGAAcgttattttgttttgtattacGAGATTTCTATTTATAAGTATGTTAAATAAGTTCACTGGGCATGTGCTGAAGATTGTTCTAGTTTGTGAAGATTACTCGGTCATATATTAGACTATTGAAACAATATTGTGTATGATTAAAGGCCGTCTCTAACTGCACCTCCATAGCTTCTTCCGGTACCTAACAAATCAGGTGAAAAtatcattttgtttttaaaattgtaaaatttgaaaatatcattttgtttttaaaattgtaaaatttgaaatatatttctaattCAGAAATACTTTTCAATCCAGAAtgtacttttttttcatttacattGTAGATTGTAGAATTCAAAAGGTATTTTCAGATTATTCCAGATTTTACAATCctaaatgtttttatttcttaaaaaaaaattacattttaaattatagaattcaaaatatatttttaaatccaGAAATACTTTTGTTATTCTATAATTTggaatgtatttatttttaaatttagatatttCATGAGCAGTAGAATTTGGAAGTTATTTATGAATCTGAAATTActttccaaatttttccaaattttataatccagaatgtattattttttaaagaaacatTCTGGATTATAGAATCCGAAAGTATTTTCAGATTTAGAGTTCTATAATTTGAAGTTTTTCTGGATCActtcaataaaataaagaatatttttggtATTTTAAGAGGTATTGGGTGTAAAAAAAGGGCAGGATGAAATAACcatgattaaattattttagtttaacaACTAAGGTCTAAGAGATTCTCTTGGATATCTTATTACATAAAAAGAAAGCATTTGAGGTCGATATTGTAACAAAGTGTTGTGtgcaaaataaacaaattttttcTACACCTGCATACTTTCTTTTGCACCTCCatacttttattattagtttgagctaaaacatcattttatttttctaaatttttattcattctttcaAAAGCCACAAcacacagaaaaaaaaaatctaacgaGGTGCAAAAATAGAGTacaaaactcaaaaaaaaaaaattcgcACTGGGGAATATTAAATACAATGAACTTCTTGTGAATCCTCTCACAAACGTTCAAATGATGGAACTATCCTCTCAAATGTTGCGAGTGAAGAAAAATGAAAGTGTTGCAACTATAAGGGAGATATGAGATTGCAATTGGGGTTATTTAAAAAGACatgattatgttttatttagagttatttaaatattttaaaaaggttaaaaatgaacttttaacaatattaatatagaAATGTAGAATAAAGATTTAGAGGTGAAGGAAGAATTTGCTgcaaaaatatatagaaaactTAAACAAATGTTCAGTTGTTAAGGTGGAGTAATATGGAGCAATATTCATTACATTTAAGATTGCAATATTCATTATTTaagatttcttttttaaaagacATAATTCTAGCCTTATAAATAAGGTAtcaataaaaatagaaaagttcCTCCTAATTTATGGTAAGAATTTTAGAACTACGTCTTTTTCTACCTTGATCTTACTAACGACTTGCAAATTCCTAAAAGTCTTAAGATTCATCCTTTAAATACACCACGAGATTTCATGTAAAAATTTGTCTTTGCTTAGGATACAAACTCTCAAATCCATATTTACCACCCAACAACTAATACCCATGGACTAGGGGTGGTCATGGATTAGATTTTCCAAAATCTAATCTAGATCCAAtaaaatggattggatttaaaatccatttccatttaactagatcaaatttatttggatttttaggatttagggtttagggtttacgAACTAATACTTAAACTCGGTATAAACAAATGCACTTCTCAAACTTGGACAAGGATCGCATACCTTGATCTTGCCAAGTATTGTTTCTTATCGCATGTACTCGGACAACTGCCCTGCTCTGAGCTTGATTTGTTCTTTCCACGCACTAGCTCGACTTACTATGCGTTTATACAACTTAGTTGTAATGCTCCTTTTCAGAGCGTCTACTTCGGATCTTACCGAGGAAGGTCGACTCACCTGCCAACACAGAATCAACTTATACACAAGATGTCTACTTGTGTGTTTCTTCAAACACCGAGCTAGTCTACCATGTATCAACTGAACGATCTATCTATGCAACTTCACTTACCCCATAGAGCGCCTAGACTCGAGTGATTTCTTTCACATCGAACTAGCCCGACTTATCCTGTACTAGGTCAGGTGACCTTAGTGCAACCTTACTCACCCCACAGAGCGCCTAGACCCGGGTGATCACTTTCACACCGGGTTAGCGGGACTTATTCTGTACCGGTCTAGATGAGGCATCTGTGCAACTTTACCTGCAATGCGACTTCCCAAGGAAGGTCGATTTATCTGCCAATGGTAATCAATTGTTTACACGACCTCTTCTCGAAGAACTCCTTCGAGAAAAAGGTTGTGGTATCATGCATCACAATCAACGAGAAaagcaaaagaaagaaaatagcATCTTGCAAATAACGTTTTATTAgatgacctcattaaaaaaacccTCCTCAAGAGAAAAAGTGTCTCACCTTTTCAGCACCATATTGTTAAACAACAACTATCaacttaactaaaataaaacttaagattAGGAGCGTTCCAGGTCTTCCCTCCAACACCTTTATTCATTAAGTTTTGAATTGTGACCTGTGACATGAATTTGTAAATATTGAGGTGAATTCCAAGTGTGAAGTAATTGGTTTACAAGTCAAAACTCATTTGCGAAGTATCTCTCGGAGTCTCGTGCAGAAGTTGTGAAAATAATAGGACTCTAAATCTTTGTCAAGCAGGGTCTCTCTAATTCTAGTATGATTATCCCTCACCTTTTTGCTAGTTTCATTCTCCTCATCCATCACAATGCTCACAACTTTGCACACATTATCCTTTGTGTACATTCCATCTTCACCTTTTTCCACTTCCACCCCAACCTCCAAGTTGTTGGCCATCATCCTTGCATTCAGGATCTGGTCACCAACATTAGGCAACAGCACCAACTGACACTTGTTCACCAGTGCCTCAGACAAAGACCCAGAACCACAATGTGTGATGAAGCACCCCACAGAAGGGTGTGCAAGAATCAACTGTTGCATAACCCATCCTC
Encoded here:
- the LOC137819271 gene encoding multiprotein-bridging factor 1a isoform X2 codes for the protein MFVSDTLNEKNNAGTNKAASSSTSLNTKRLDEDTENLTHEKVPTELKKAIMQARMDKKLTQSQLAQAINEKPQVIQEYESGKAIPNQQIIGKLERALGTKLRGKK